acaatatgtcagtcatcgtgtgatcacgaaaatatgactaggcctagACTCAGGGgcaattctaggatcagacctttaggggtgctcagcccccaatgacaatgtgacatgaatacggtgccttgcaaaagtgcaaaacccccttgctaataacaggcatgcaaacaggtcaaggGTGAAAAAGGTGAAAAGGATACGGTGAACCCCCGACCCtctaggggggtccgggggcatgctcccccggaagaaaatgtattacattttaaagttaaacgcatgaatctggtgcactttgagagaaaaattaagaggctagatctatgtagaatttgtgctcttgtaaacaatgtcatgttcttttaaccataaagacattttttgtatattattggttccagagccagttgtaaagttgggaaGCACGGGTAAAATACTGTGTTGGCCACGGCCACGAACGTAGGTTATTCAaaaaggtgaggagtttgcacgcctataaatccctaatttcactggataacaattcatacatttatgtattattatgcaaaatattgaatgaatgaaaaaactaaagatgtccctttcttcatgaactttttaattattatttttaggggtgctgagattaaATTTAGGGCTGCTTGAGCAATAGTGCTATTTTCTGATTAGATATTGTTTGTATTGTTGTATTGAGACCTTTTCTTTTATTGATTGggtgataagtggcaggctcgactaagaactccaagggagacgcgcttgattcctgccggttccatagtgagagagGCGCGGCCAGAGAAAttgcggcatattaaatatattatagtTTTTTCGCGTGAGAAATACGATGTGTGGCGGGAgtgcgtgacaaaagaccgaaatgagtgactgtctgTCACactcaatgcgtgacacttgagagccctgtatacaaaattcacaccccattcaagtccTATCTGCCAGAAACCGAAGAATAGAAATGAGTTCCCTTGTCCTGAGAcccaagggcgtaggtttgcatTCACGACCCAAGTTTGGGAAACACAAtcgtccccaccaatattttgttaattttcgaAAAATATATCTATTTTCAAAACTCATTCGTATTATTATCTATACTATGTTCGTCGCcgagaaaagtgaaaaataaattTCCAAGTTAACCAATGCGCCCTCGAGCCTGCGAGACAAGATTATGTCATTTAAGTTAATTGGCTGAAGTGGCAGTCAGAAACACTACGTGAATcgtgacttgcagaaagagagctggcAGTAAGTCAGGAAATCATAAATcctcatattagtatttcgtttggtctcagcattgatatttttgacccttttgtgCTTTATAGATAGGAAAATGTCACCCAAAAATAAGAGATATCAGAAGTTTTTTCACCACCCAGAGTACAGTAAGTAGCTAGTTATAAAGAAAGTCGttgttagttagctagtaggaaaactacacacacagtgcaaacctgctagccttacatcgccacccattgtacaatggaaacatgtttacAAAGTTATTAGTGACTAGAGCATGTAACTTTTGCTTGTATTAAATCTATCCCTAGCGTCTGCAATCTTTCGACCTGTGTGTTCTCAGGGCTGTAGACCGaaatgtgtacgggtgcgactacattttttcctaggtcgcaccggtgcacctaacctcctcgcatccgcagtctctccacaaacgaagcgtttgttatcctaaaacggaactgacactcatggttggatcatatcgtggtctaaaccaatcagagacagagatgcggcgggtctttgcctctgattggctgtggtccagatattcctgtagctccgtgctgtgtgattgaaattacgacctgagcaccagagtcagtttagcagacctggcattgtatggcccgcggggcataaccggccacaggctgtctcaatccggcccgcgtgaggtaaatcaaaaatttaaaataaataaatgtgttgagcggtagtaaatatgtagtcctgaaagactacagtgatcaggcgatttacatatgtgcgcttgcgcaacctcaccgacaggagagttagctgttggttagccctcgaaaatgaaaaactttgccactgattaacttttaacaagacatggacttctaagtatctgtttactgaggtcaaagtgaaagctgtgaagaaaaaaaacgaacgcggacataataagaacttgactgatacagtgggcgcgggctgatggtttgctagttgaactgcagaccctgatcattacctgtcagctgtctctcgcatatccacctcagacattcagacagatttcgatgcacttgttcaagcccactggatttctctcacagaacaaaatgaactgaaaaaacgctttttgtataaagttgatcaattccacatctttaacatactgcaaaacaacttttcagtgtttgtgaagattaactggttacaaataaaatgaaacactgttgttgtttatactgtttattacttctataatctttcctatttgacctacaccaaaaatatttatataaatatttacagaatatccttattcttctgataaccagtagcagctaatcaaaatatatactttactgctttttacaatgggagaaaatgaatagtgagcaaattgatgaggccctcaaacacatttcaggtttctcatgtggccccttgtaaaaatgaattgcggacccctgagttacgcagctgggccatggagctaacccatggagctaggattttgatgctagcgagagtgtggcaagatgatttagccaaggccatagggcaagaaggccaaattacaggtgttggccatctgaagggcatgcgacagcaaggtgggacccgctataagactttgagccatgaaatgttaggtctcagttcagggaagcacttttaaacagtagcactttctattttgaaatgttttattttgcttaaaatgttttagtttggtagctcagtgaagcacttaaaataaaaaaaaaattatatacagtatgattgtgctttttgggtgcacctaaattttgtgctggtgcacctaaataaaaaagttaggcgcaccagtgcaaccaaggcaacaagttgGTCTGGAGCCCTGGTTCTTGTTGAAGCCAGAATGATAAAGCTAACCTACCCACATAATGGGACCgtgctagtttagcctagtaccagcaggctagcaactcAAAAGTGATACTAACtgataataagtaggcctatatgatccCTTGGATAGTAATATGCCTATCCATGTAATCTCgaccaatgtcagcagtcaactaagcatggttagtgtctgtattaaattgatgaattactgtgcaggaaaaacagcacCCTGAAGATAGAGAtgtagagcaggttggtgatgaatcagcatcaggggttcaggtgagaagttgaattgtccattttggtaaagattgcactaaattgcagttttttaagggatgtttagacaatgttacccatgaatgttatcattcacacttatacttgtagatagtaaaaaggtgctataaattgggatgcccaaatgtatgcatcatataTGATTTAATTGCTCAGAAGTCCAGTAcagatgatgtaggcctagtacagctccataaaacctgaaccaattacctacatatatatatatttttaaatctgAACAAACaagtgtccctaccaaagctgagaccaaacctacACCCTTGCTGAGACCTGCTTTCTTACctgcctgtttctacatctgtttgtccacctcacctgttgcttcagctggctctctcacagcagcatgttggatgctgtcctactctttcttcaatgcctaacgaatctatctctttctctccctgaccctgtctttctgcttgagtagcactggttgaagcctgaaaatattgtaaacaatttctgcatatatgcaggtagcaacgctagtgctaaattacaatttagctggtcggctccataacaccgggtaagtagggcttgtgagactgctcaccaaaagaacgaaggggaacccacttgtttAGCAGATTAatgctgtctgtcttactagaacggtGTATACGTGTGCTgatgttgtgactgtgtgtgtgtgtgtgtgagagacgcgtgagtgacagagagacggagggagagcagggaaaggaaatgcagctgaacgaatatgctgcgtgttttaaatagcgttaaaaaaataacaaaacacaaTATGTGGCtgccggtgttgattctgtggcgcaccgccacgaattagtctatgtgtgggaaacactgcccGGCCCTGTGGCTACCTGGCCCAATTTCAAtttgattttggtgtttcaacaacacccattgacacttccctgctgtatgactatgtttagcctgtgttctgcacctctctttcaccaaccgtctctggaggggaTCCCTCCAATTTTttcctcctctagtgagtttttccttgtcttccttgagggtttaggttggttgaggggcagttctatgggcgtatgtgaagccccctgtgacattgcttgtaaaaatggctatacaaacacattttgatttgatttgctttGAAGGGGGCCGTTTTAAGTAAAGAACTTTTTATTATCTAACCATAAGCATTTGTGTATGTTTAGTGCTATAAATTGCGTGAAGAAattcaaaataaaaatacatgtaaTCTGTTACTGTACTTCAGAACAGAAAGGACCCTTTCTGAGAGTACAAAGCAGGTAGTGACATCCTAATATTGAATCCTTCGATAGGCCAGCAGCCCTGCTGTGCTTGTCCCTGCTGTACTAGTGATGCATACCTAGTAATGCTGTACCCGTGCTTCAGCTTTCTGCAGTCCCAGAGCCCTGGTCACCATCCTCCGAGCCACCGCAGAGTCAGTGCGGGGTCGCTCTTTCACTGGCTGAATAAACTCTGGAGATATACAAAGGTAAAGCAACACTGAATCTCTACATTTCTACATCCTAGTCTTGTGAAGTCAACTAACTAtctagctctggataagagcgtctgctaaatgactaaatgtaactataCAGAAACAGAAATACTGTTAATAGATACCTGCTTGTCTCACGGCTTTGCATTTGGACTTCCTGCTCCCTTCAGACAGCGTGCGTGTCTTCAGAAGTGGGTGATGCAGAGACAAAGCATGGGATGCTACACAAATAGCCAAATAATGAGACAAAGGAAACAATAACACATTGTTACATGTTCATTTTTACAATAATATCCTCTGTAGTACATAATCTTTCAAAGTTAATCATACCTGCAGATTGGCTTGAGAACACACCTAGAGCATGAGTGTCGTCCACCCACTTAATCTTCATACCACCAGAGCTGAATTACAAAGAGAGTGTTAGATTATGGTGACTGACATAAGGTCGCCAGCTCAAAAACAAATGTACAATGCGAGTCAAggaatctgtatgtgtgtttaactGACATCCTAATCACCGACTGTATCCTGGGAACTGTGCACTAGTGTACACAATTCCCCCTGAAAACAAACCTCATGGGGATGTTGACCACTAGGCAACAAGTACAAGTGATAATACTCAGACTAACATGAAACACATCCAGGAAAAAGTTGGGCTTGGAACCTGAGATTACCACTTTGTGTGTCCGACGCAGGTATGAGTAGCGTTCTTCCCAGAAGattgttttgggggaaaaagGGACTTCTGTGTTCTAAGATTAGTATAAATGTGATTGTAATAACATGCCACTACAGGGCACTTGACACTTATTAAACCCATTAACAACCTTCTTCTATGAGGTTTTAGCATTGTATAAATATCTCAGGTTAAAGATGAGGCCTCACTTCTTAGGAGAGCTATGAGGCAACGGCAGGATTCTCCTCTCTATGCACATGTGTTTTTGTTAATCACTAAATTTTTGGTACTTGCAATCAGATCAACCTAAATCTAATACACAGCAGCCAGACTTTCCTAGAGCTGTAATCTCTAGATGGCTGTTTCTGTGCCATTTATCCTTTCTCCATCAAGTATGTTACTGAAGGAGGGTGGACTTCATACACATATCATCATAGTGTACTGTATGCATCATGGTGTACTGTATGCATCATGGTGTACTGTATGCATCCGAGTGTCAAGTGGTCTTTGTGAAATGCCTGATTGGAAATCTCACCTGTATTCTGTGAAGGCATCTTGAATGTCTTCTGTTTTGAACATGGGAGGAAAGTTGTAGATCTCAATCACATGGGAAAACTCCTCTTGGTTAATCCAAAGGGCCTCATAGCAGGAGTAGTCATTGTGGGCATGCTGAATTGATACGTTGGTGTCTTTCAAGTGTACCATGATCTGACAAGAAAAATGTAAGCTATGACCAACAGTTGAACAGCAATGTATGTGGAATCTACAGAAGCAAGCAGGTTTACCTCTTCCTCTTCAGAGAAGCTGCTAGCATCCTCTGTGGTTTTTGCTGGTATTTCTGAGATGTTCAGCTCCTGTCTGTCATCTTTCAGGTTCTCCTGCCCATGCATGTCCTCTTCCGAGTCCTCCAGGGTCACAGCCATGAAGTAGGACACTACTTGGTCCAAAGCAGGAGGCCAAGGACTGGAGTTGGCACCATTGAGCTGCACAAACATATCCTTCTGCTTACCCAGAAGCTGATCAGAATTGTTTGCTGTAGATTCTGCCAAGCTGTCAGTTGAGCTGTTCTGGTTGGGAGCAAATGATAATGTTCCTTCTGTGGTTTCAGAGCTGGAGCATAGGGAAGAGGCACTGGTGACTGA
The window above is part of the Osmerus mordax isolate fOsmMor3 chromosome 1, fOsmMor3.pri, whole genome shotgun sequence genome. Proteins encoded here:
- the r3hcc1 gene encoding R3H and coiled-coil domain-containing protein 1 — its product is MQARPTRTSLRNQGPKRPDKAIYVPRAARERLPLSPPDSPLTTIDVGLPNLGPSGSTQSVTSASSLCSSSETTEGTLSFAPNQNSSTDSLAESTANNSDQLLGKQKDMFVQLNGANSSPWPPALDQVVSYFMAVTLEDSEEDMHGQENLKDDRQELNISEIPAKTTEDASSFSEEEEIMVHLKDTNVSIQHAHNDYSCYEALWINQEEFSHVIEIYNFPPMFKTEDIQDAFTEYSSGGMKIKWVDDTHALGVFSSQSAASHALSLHHPLLKTRTLSEGSRKSKCKAVRQAEFIQPVKERPRTDSAVARRMVTRALGLQKAEARVQHY